One part of the Canis lupus dingo isolate Sandy chromosome 14, ASM325472v2, whole genome shotgun sequence genome encodes these proteins:
- the HNRNPA2B1 gene encoding heterogeneous nuclear ribonucleoproteins A2/B1 isoform X1, whose product MEKTLETVPLERKKREKEQFRKLFIGGLSFETTEESLRNYYEQWGKLTDCVVMRDPASKRSRGFGFVTFSSMAEVDAAMAARPHSIDGRVVEPKRAVAREESGKPGAHVTVKKLFVGGIKEDTEEHHLRDYFEEYGKIDTIEIITDRQSGKKRGFGFVTFDDHDPVDKIVLQKYHTINGHNAEVRKALSRQEMQEVQSSRSGRGGNFGFGDSRGGGGNFGPGPGSNFRGGSDGYGSGRGFGDGYNGYGGGPGGGNFGGSPGYGGGRGGYGGGGPGYGNQGGGYGGGYDNYGGGNYGSGNYNDFGNYNQQPSNYGPMKSGNFGGSRNMGGPYGGGNYGPGGSGGSGGYGGRSRY is encoded by the exons ATGGAG aaaacTTTAGAAACTGTTCCTTTGGAGAGGAAAAAG agagaaaaggaacagtTCCGTAAACTCTTCATTGGTGGCTTGAGCTTTGAAACCACAGAAGAAAGTTTGAGGAACTACTACGAACAATGGGGAAAACTTACAGACTGTGTG GTTATGAGAGATCCTGCAAGCAAAAGATCAAGAGGATTTGGTTTTGTGACCTTTTCATCCATGGCTGAGGTTGATGCTGCTATGGCTGCAAGACCTCATTCAATTGATGGGAGAGTGGTTGAGCCAAAACGTGCTGTTGCAAGAGAG GAATCTGGAAAACCAGGGGCTCATGTAACTGTGAAGAAGCTCTTTGTTGGTGGAATTAAAGAAGATACTGAGGAACACCATCTTAGAGATTATTTCGAGGAATATGGAAAGATTGATACCATTGAGATAATTACTGATAGGCAGtctggaaagaaaagaggctTTGGTTTTGTTACCTTTGATGATCATGATCCTGTGGATAAGATTGTGT TGCAGAAATATCATACCATCAATGGTCATAACGCAGAAGTAAGAAAGGCTTTGTCTAGACAAGAAATGCAGGAAGTCCAAAGTTCTAGAAGTGGAAGAGGAG GCAACTTTGGTTTTGGAGATTCtcgtggtggtggtggaaatTTTGGACCAGGACCAGGAAGTAACTTTAGAGGAGGATCTG ATGGATATGGAAGTGGCCGTGGATTTGGGGATGGCTATAATGGGTATGGAGGAGGACCTGGAG GTGGCAATTTTGGAGGTAGCCCTGGttatggaggaggaagaggaggatatGGTGGTGGAGGACCTGGATATGGCAACCAGGGTGGGGGCTACGGAGGTGGTTATGACAACTATGGAGGAG GAAATTATGGAAGTGGAAATTACAATGATTTTGGAAATTATAACCAGCAACCCTCTAACTATGGTCCAATGAAGAGTGGAAACTTTGGTGGTAGCAGGAACATGGGGGGACCATATGGTGGAG GAAACTATGGTCCTGGAGGCAGTGGAGGAAGTGGGGGTTATGGAGGGAGAAGCCGATATTGA
- the HNRNPA2B1 gene encoding heterogeneous nuclear ribonucleoproteins A2/B1 isoform X2: MEREKEQFRKLFIGGLSFETTEESLRNYYEQWGKLTDCVVMRDPASKRSRGFGFVTFSSMAEVDAAMAARPHSIDGRVVEPKRAVAREESGKPGAHVTVKKLFVGGIKEDTEEHHLRDYFEEYGKIDTIEIITDRQSGKKRGFGFVTFDDHDPVDKIVLQKYHTINGHNAEVRKALSRQEMQEVQSSRSGRGGNFGFGDSRGGGGNFGPGPGSNFRGGSDGYGSGRGFGDGYNGYGGGPGGGNFGGSPGYGGGRGGYGGGGPGYGNQGGGYGGGYDNYGGGNYGSGNYNDFGNYNQQPSNYGPMKSGNFGGSRNMGGPYGGGNYGPGGSGGSGGYGGRSRY, translated from the exons ATGGAG agagaaaaggaacagtTCCGTAAACTCTTCATTGGTGGCTTGAGCTTTGAAACCACAGAAGAAAGTTTGAGGAACTACTACGAACAATGGGGAAAACTTACAGACTGTGTG GTTATGAGAGATCCTGCAAGCAAAAGATCAAGAGGATTTGGTTTTGTGACCTTTTCATCCATGGCTGAGGTTGATGCTGCTATGGCTGCAAGACCTCATTCAATTGATGGGAGAGTGGTTGAGCCAAAACGTGCTGTTGCAAGAGAG GAATCTGGAAAACCAGGGGCTCATGTAACTGTGAAGAAGCTCTTTGTTGGTGGAATTAAAGAAGATACTGAGGAACACCATCTTAGAGATTATTTCGAGGAATATGGAAAGATTGATACCATTGAGATAATTACTGATAGGCAGtctggaaagaaaagaggctTTGGTTTTGTTACCTTTGATGATCATGATCCTGTGGATAAGATTGTGT TGCAGAAATATCATACCATCAATGGTCATAACGCAGAAGTAAGAAAGGCTTTGTCTAGACAAGAAATGCAGGAAGTCCAAAGTTCTAGAAGTGGAAGAGGAG GCAACTTTGGTTTTGGAGATTCtcgtggtggtggtggaaatTTTGGACCAGGACCAGGAAGTAACTTTAGAGGAGGATCTG ATGGATATGGAAGTGGCCGTGGATTTGGGGATGGCTATAATGGGTATGGAGGAGGACCTGGAG GTGGCAATTTTGGAGGTAGCCCTGGttatggaggaggaagaggaggatatGGTGGTGGAGGACCTGGATATGGCAACCAGGGTGGGGGCTACGGAGGTGGTTATGACAACTATGGAGGAG GAAATTATGGAAGTGGAAATTACAATGATTTTGGAAATTATAACCAGCAACCCTCTAACTATGGTCCAATGAAGAGTGGAAACTTTGGTGGTAGCAGGAACATGGGGGGACCATATGGTGGAG GAAACTATGGTCCTGGAGGCAGTGGAGGAAGTGGGGGTTATGGAGGGAGAAGCCGATATTGA
- the HNRNPA2B1 gene encoding heterogeneous nuclear ribonucleoproteins A2/B1 isoform X3, producing MEKTLETVPLERKKREKEQFRKLFIGGLSFETTEESLRNYYEQWGKLTDCVVMRDPASKRSRGFGFVTFSSMAEVDAAMAARPHSIDGRVVEPKRAVAREESGKPGAHVTVKKLFVGGIKEDTEEHHLRDYFEEYGKIDTIEIITDRQSGKKRGFGFVTFDDHDPVDKIVLQKYHTINGHNAEVRKALSRQEMQEVQSSRSGRGGNFGFGDSRGGGGNFGPGPGSNFRGGSDGYGSGRGFGDGYNGYGGGPGGNYGSGNYNDFGNYNQQPSNYGPMKSGNFGGSRNMGGPYGGGNYGPGGSGGSGGYGGRSRY from the exons ATGGAG aaaacTTTAGAAACTGTTCCTTTGGAGAGGAAAAAG agagaaaaggaacagtTCCGTAAACTCTTCATTGGTGGCTTGAGCTTTGAAACCACAGAAGAAAGTTTGAGGAACTACTACGAACAATGGGGAAAACTTACAGACTGTGTG GTTATGAGAGATCCTGCAAGCAAAAGATCAAGAGGATTTGGTTTTGTGACCTTTTCATCCATGGCTGAGGTTGATGCTGCTATGGCTGCAAGACCTCATTCAATTGATGGGAGAGTGGTTGAGCCAAAACGTGCTGTTGCAAGAGAG GAATCTGGAAAACCAGGGGCTCATGTAACTGTGAAGAAGCTCTTTGTTGGTGGAATTAAAGAAGATACTGAGGAACACCATCTTAGAGATTATTTCGAGGAATATGGAAAGATTGATACCATTGAGATAATTACTGATAGGCAGtctggaaagaaaagaggctTTGGTTTTGTTACCTTTGATGATCATGATCCTGTGGATAAGATTGTGT TGCAGAAATATCATACCATCAATGGTCATAACGCAGAAGTAAGAAAGGCTTTGTCTAGACAAGAAATGCAGGAAGTCCAAAGTTCTAGAAGTGGAAGAGGAG GCAACTTTGGTTTTGGAGATTCtcgtggtggtggtggaaatTTTGGACCAGGACCAGGAAGTAACTTTAGAGGAGGATCTG ATGGATATGGAAGTGGCCGTGGATTTGGGGATGGCTATAATGGGTATGGAGGAGGACCTGGAG GAAATTATGGAAGTGGAAATTACAATGATTTTGGAAATTATAACCAGCAACCCTCTAACTATGGTCCAATGAAGAGTGGAAACTTTGGTGGTAGCAGGAACATGGGGGGACCATATGGTGGAG GAAACTATGGTCCTGGAGGCAGTGGAGGAAGTGGGGGTTATGGAGGGAGAAGCCGATATTGA
- the HNRNPA2B1 gene encoding heterogeneous nuclear ribonucleoproteins A2/B1 isoform X4 produces the protein MEREKEQFRKLFIGGLSFETTEESLRNYYEQWGKLTDCVVMRDPASKRSRGFGFVTFSSMAEVDAAMAARPHSIDGRVVEPKRAVAREESGKPGAHVTVKKLFVGGIKEDTEEHHLRDYFEEYGKIDTIEIITDRQSGKKRGFGFVTFDDHDPVDKIVLQKYHTINGHNAEVRKALSRQEMQEVQSSRSGRGGNFGFGDSRGGGGNFGPGPGSNFRGGSDGYGSGRGFGDGYNGYGGGPGGNYGSGNYNDFGNYNQQPSNYGPMKSGNFGGSRNMGGPYGGGNYGPGGSGGSGGYGGRSRY, from the exons ATGGAG agagaaaaggaacagtTCCGTAAACTCTTCATTGGTGGCTTGAGCTTTGAAACCACAGAAGAAAGTTTGAGGAACTACTACGAACAATGGGGAAAACTTACAGACTGTGTG GTTATGAGAGATCCTGCAAGCAAAAGATCAAGAGGATTTGGTTTTGTGACCTTTTCATCCATGGCTGAGGTTGATGCTGCTATGGCTGCAAGACCTCATTCAATTGATGGGAGAGTGGTTGAGCCAAAACGTGCTGTTGCAAGAGAG GAATCTGGAAAACCAGGGGCTCATGTAACTGTGAAGAAGCTCTTTGTTGGTGGAATTAAAGAAGATACTGAGGAACACCATCTTAGAGATTATTTCGAGGAATATGGAAAGATTGATACCATTGAGATAATTACTGATAGGCAGtctggaaagaaaagaggctTTGGTTTTGTTACCTTTGATGATCATGATCCTGTGGATAAGATTGTGT TGCAGAAATATCATACCATCAATGGTCATAACGCAGAAGTAAGAAAGGCTTTGTCTAGACAAGAAATGCAGGAAGTCCAAAGTTCTAGAAGTGGAAGAGGAG GCAACTTTGGTTTTGGAGATTCtcgtggtggtggtggaaatTTTGGACCAGGACCAGGAAGTAACTTTAGAGGAGGATCTG ATGGATATGGAAGTGGCCGTGGATTTGGGGATGGCTATAATGGGTATGGAGGAGGACCTGGAG GAAATTATGGAAGTGGAAATTACAATGATTTTGGAAATTATAACCAGCAACCCTCTAACTATGGTCCAATGAAGAGTGGAAACTTTGGTGGTAGCAGGAACATGGGGGGACCATATGGTGGAG GAAACTATGGTCCTGGAGGCAGTGGAGGAAGTGGGGGTTATGGAGGGAGAAGCCGATATTGA